The Maridesulfovibrio sp. genomic sequence ACGGAACAGCCGATCATTGGCACTGGCACATCCACTATTACCCGCCCCTGCTGCGCTCAGCCACAGTAAAAAAATTCATGGTCGGCTTTGAAATGCTGGGCATGCCCCAGCGGGACATCACCGCCGAACAGAGTGCTCAACGGCTGCGTGAGCTTCCGGACACACATTATATGGACCGGGAAGGATAACATGCATTCTTTGGCGGCATACCGCAAATATCTGGATCAAGGCGGATTTGACCAAATTTTCAGCCATATTCATTCCAGTGCCAGAATCGATGATTCACGTGACCGCATGTCCAGTCTTCTGCACCGCATGCTTGAGAATTTCGGCCGCAACAATATCTGCTTTGCCAGTGCTCCGGGCCGGACCGAAATGGGCGGCAACCACACTGACCACAACCACGGCCATGTGCTGGCAGCGGCTGTTAATCTTGACTGCCTTGCCGCGTTTTCCAAAGCGGAAAACAATAAAGTGACTATCCTTTCCGAAGGCTACAACCCGATCAACATCGATATTTCGGACACCGCCCCCCGCAAAGAGGAAGAAGAAACAAGCGCGGCAATTATACGCGGCGTTGCCGACGGATTCCGCAAGCAAGGGCTGAAAACCGGGGGCTTCAACGCATGCGTAAACAGCTCCATCCCGGCTGGGGCAGGGCTTAGTTCCTCAGCAGCCTTCGAAGTCCTGACAGGTCGGATTTTCAGTTACCTTTATAATGAAAGAACAGTCAGCTCTCTCGAAATTGCAAATGCAGCCAAACATGCTGAAAACATACATTTCAATAAGCCATGTGGATTCATGGACCAGATGGCAAGTTCATACGAAGGCATCCTGTCCATTGATTTTGCTGATCCGACCAATCCGGGAGTTACCCGTGTAAATCCGGGATTTAATACGGACAACATCTCCCATGGATTTTACGGGACCGGATATAGGCTCTGTGTAATTGATACCGGAGGGAGTCACGCGGACCTGACCCCCGATTATGCAGCTATTCCGGAAGAGATGTTTCTAGCAGCAAAATGCTGCGGCCATGATCAGGCCAAAGGACTGACCATGAATCAGATTCTAAAAAATATAGACCGCATTCGGGAAGCTGCCGGGGACCGGGCGGTACTCAGGTTATTTCATTTTCTCTGGGAGGATAAACGGGCATTGAAGCAGGCCGAAGCCCTGCAAGGTGGTGATATGGATGAATTTCTGCGGCTTGTTGCTGAATCCGGGCATTCGTCCAGTGATCTGCTGCAAAACTGCTACAGCCCCACCACGCCCAAACGCCAGCCTATCCCGCTGGCCTTGACTCTTACGGAACTGATTCTCGGCTCACATGGGGTGGCACGGGTTCACGGCGGCGGATTTGCCGGGACAGTACAAGCCTATGTTCATGAGTCTGATTTCACCCGGTACTGCCATTCCATGGAAAAGGTTTTCGGATTAGATTCAGTCATTGAACTTTCGATCCGTCAGCCGGGCAATGAATTTCTGGACATCCCTGAAAATAGGACGGAATCGTAGCATGGGACACATGACTCTCAAAGACCTCGCCCGCAAACTGGGCATTTCTGCATCCACAGTGTCACGAGCCCTGCATGACCATCCGGACATCAGCGACAAGACCAAAAAGAGCGTCATGGAAGCTGCGGACAAATACGGCTATCAGCCCAACCCCATCGCCCAGAGCCTTAAAAAGCAAAGCAGCAAGGTAATCGGGGTTATTGTCCCTGAAATTCGGCACAATTTTTTTGCCACAGTAATCAGTGGTATTGAAGAAGTGGCCTACAACGCCGGGTATATCATCATGGTCTGCCAGTCCAACGAGACCCTGCAGCGGGAGATCATGACCACCAAGGCCCTTGCTGCCAACAGGGTGGCCGGAATTCTCATGGCCATATCTCTGGCGACAACGACTTTTGACCACATGCGCGCTGTGATGCGCCAATCCATCCCGCTGGTCCAGTTTGACCGGGTTGTGGATGAGCTGGACACCGGGAAGGTGGTCATTGATGATTTCCGGGCGTCCTACCGGATGACTTCCCACCTCATTGACCGGGGCTACAAACGTATAGGCTTCCTTGCCGGAAGCGAAGGTATTTCCATGAACCGGTTGCGCTTCAACGGTTATCTGCAGGCCCTCAAGAATCACAACGTTACCTTTTACCCGGAACTTAACGTCAACATCGGAGGCTGCCGGGGCAGCAATGGTAAAGCCGGAGCCGAAGAATACCTGAAAATGGACAATCCCCCGGACGCAGTGCTGTGTATCAACGACCCCGTAGCTGTAGGTGCATTCTGCCGTTTTCGAGAGGCCGGCTGGCGCATCCCCGATGACATTGCTTTGGCTGGATTCTCCGGTTCACCGGAATCAGCACTAATCGAACCAGCGCTGACTTCCGTAGCCCAGCCTGCCTTCAAGATGGGTAAAACTGCGGCCACTCTTCTGTTCAAGCAACTTAAGGAAAAAGAAAATTTCAGGCCCGAAACCATTACTCTTGAAACCGAACTACTCATCCGGGGCTCGAGCTACAAGGAGAGCAAGTAATGGGAGTTTCCTGCAGATCATGGGGTTTTACCCCCGCCGGAGCAGAAGTGCAGCTCTTCACCCTGAAAAACAGCTCCGGCTGTAAAGCGGACATCTTGACCTTCGGAGCCGCCCTGATCGGGCTGGAAATACCGAGGGAAGACAACACTATAGATGTCGTGCTCGGCTTTGATTCACTGGAAGAGTACATGAATGACGGCAACTACATGGGGGCTACCGTGGGACGGGTTGCCGGACGGATTTCCAATGCAAGTTTTAATCTTGACGGTCAAAAGATCCGGCTGGACAGCAACGAAGGACCAAACCACCTGCATGGCGGCAAAAACGGATTCAGCAGCAGGGTATGGGAAATTGCAGCCTGCAACCGGAACGAGGAAGCTCCGGCCATTACCCTTTCGCTGCACTCCCCGGACGGAACCAATGGCTACCCCGGCAACCTTCTTGTTGAAACCACCTTTACACTGAAAGGCACTACCCTGCGCATAGACTACCGGGCCATTACCGACCAGCCAACCCCGCTGAACATGACCAGCCATGCCTACTTTAATCTCAACGGGAACGGATGCAAAATCAACAACCATGAATTAAAGCTTCACGCAATCAAATCAGCCGCCACCGACAAAGCCATGATCCCCACAGGCGAGATTAACAATATTTCCGGCACTGCTGCTGATTTCACACAATTTACTCCGCTGGGTAACACTGCACAGGACCGCTTTTATGTTCTGGACAATGAGCAAGGAGAACTTGTTCCGGCAGCAATCGGGCGTTGTAATGAATCAGGTCTGGAAATGGAAATCCTCACCACACAGCCCGGAATGCAGCTTTACACTGCAGACGGCATAGCTCCCGGAACCGCAGGAAAAAAAGGCAGCCTATACGGACCGCGCTACGGGTTCTGCATAGAACCCATGGGCTACCCCGATGCGGTCAACCATCCCGAATTTCCCTCCGTGATTCTTAATCCCGGAGAAAAATACCATCATTCAACCGAGTACAGGTTCCGCAACTTCACTGCAGTACCTGAAAACGATTAAGGCGAAATGAAGCATGGCAAACGTAGAACTTAAGAACGTCATCAAACGTTATGGCTCTGTCGAGGTCATCCACGGTGTGGACCTTTCCGTAAATGATAACGAATTCATCGTACTGGTCGGCCCTTCGGGATGCGGCAAGTCCACCCTGTTGCGCATGGTGGCCGGACTTGAAGACATCAGCGGTGGAGATATCCACATCGGTGAACGGGTGGTCACTAATGTTTCCCCCAAGGACCGCAACGTAGCCATGGTTTTCCAGAACTACGCCCTCTACCCGCATATGACCGTTGCCGAAAACATGGGCTTTTCTCTGAAAATGCACAAAAGGACCAAGGACGAGATCAAACAACGCGTAAATGAAGTTGCCAAAATCCTCGAACTGGAACCCTACCTGCACCGCAAACCTTCGGAACTTTCCGGTGGACAACGCCAGCGGGTTGCCATGGGCCGGGCCATGGTCCGCAACCCGGATGTATTTCTATTTGACGAACCACTCTCCAACCTTGATGCCCAATTGCGGACCCAGATGCGTATGGAACTCCGCAAGATGCATATGCGGCTGAAGACCACCACCATCTACGTAACCCACGACCAGATCGAGGCCATGACCCTTGCCGACCGCATTGTTATCCTCAAGGACGGCTATATACAGCAGGTTGGCTCTCCGGTGGAAGTCTTTGAAAAACCGAACAATGTTTTCGTTGCCCAGTTCATCGGCAACCCGCCTATGAACATCCTTGAAGGGGTGCACAAAGTCATCGATGGCAAACGATTCGTGGAGGTAGGCAGCTCCAAATTCCCGGTGGGAGATCATCAGGGGCCGAACCTCAAGGACGGCGATGCAGTTCTGGCCGGACTGCGCCCCGACTGCATCAAGATGGGTGACAACATCGAGCGGCTGCCAAAAGACTGGTGGTGCAGCGGTGAAGTCGTGGTTTCCGAAGTACTCGGTGCCCATTCCCTGCTCGAAATCATCATTGACGGTGAAAATGAACTCATCGCCGAGGTAGAAGGCAGGGTCATAGCCCATCCCGGAGAAACCGTACCCATCGGTTTTGAATTCGACCGCATGGTTCTTTTCGACCCTGAAACGAAAGAGGCTCTTTATTAGCGGATTTTAAATGATGAACTCGCCTTGATGAAGATTTAGCGTCTACAGTAATATTGTATGAAAAACATTTACTGTAAAAATCTTCTGGAGGCGACGAATTATAAAGGCTTAAGGATAGAGTAGATTGTTTAACATTTAGGAGGAAAAATGAAACAATCCCTGATTAAATTTTGCTTGGTGTTCGCGGCGGTCATACTACTTGCGGTTCCGCAGGTCTCGCAGGCCAAAGAGCTCAAAGGAGATCTTGAAATTTTCTCTTGGTGGGCAGGTGACGAAGGTCCTGCTCTGCAGGCCCTGATCGGTATTTACAAAGGTCAGAACCCTAAAGTGAAAGTTATTGACGCCACTGTTACCGGCGGTTCCGGCGTAAACGCCAAGGCCGTGCTCAAAACCCGCATGCTCGGTGGTGAGCCGCCGGACAGCTTTCAGGTTCACGCAGGTCAGGAACTCATCGGTACCTGGGTTAAGGCCGACCGCATGGAGGACCTTACTTTCCTGTTCAAAGAGCAGGGTTGGATGGACGCATTCCCCAAAGGTCTGGTCAAACTGATCGGTACTGACAAGGGTATCTGGTCCGTTCCGGTAAACATCCACCGTTCCAACGTAATGTGGTACATCCCCGCCAACCTGAAAAAATGGGGCGTTGAAGCACCCAAGAGCTGGGATGATTTCCTTAAAATCGCTCCCAAACTTCAGAAGCAGGGCATAGTTCCCCTCGCACTGGCCCAGAACTGGACTGCCAACCATCTTTGGGAATCAGTTGCTCTGGCTTCACTCGGAGCGGACAACTGGGAAGCCCTCTGGTCCGGCAAGCTGAAATTTAACAGCCCTGAAGTAATCAAGGCCTGGGAACTTTTCGGCAAGGTGCTGCAGTACACCAACAAAGACGCTGCTTCCCTTTCATGGCAGCAGGCTACCGATATGGTCATCGACGGCCGCGCAGCCTTCAACATCATGGGGGACTGGGCAGCCGGTTATATGGTTACTACCAAGAAAATGGCTCCCGGCAAGGATTTCGGCTGGGCAGCTTCTCCTGATACCGCAGGTGAATTCATGTTCCTCGCCGATTCCTTCGGTCTGCCCAAGGGCGCACCCCACCGTGACAATGCTATTGCATGGCTGAAAGTCCTCGGCTCCAAGGAAGGCAGTGATACCTTCAACCCCCTCAAAGGTTCCATCTCCGCCCGCAAGGATACCGACCTGAGCAAATACAACGGCTACCTGCAGTCCGCAGCCAAGGACTTCGGTAAAGACCGTGTGGTTGCATCCCTTGCCCATGGCGCAGCAGCAAATGAAACCTTCATGGGCGGCTTCGCACAGGTTATGGAAATGTTCTTGAAGACTAAGAATGCCAAGGCAACTGCCATGGCCTGCCAGCAATTGGCCGACAAAGCCAAAATTGGCAAATAAAAATTAAAGCTCTGTAAAAAAACAGGGCGAAGCTTACCAAAAAGTTTTGGGATTCTTAAGCCCTTTTCCAAAAGGGTTTAAGGCCCCCGGCAGCGCCGCCGGAGGCATCCCATTATGAAAGAAAAGCCGCGCCGGGAAGTCCCGGCGCGGTCCCAAAAGGGGTAAGGGCATATGAGGGAAGCATCACGGGACAGGCTGAAGGCGTTTTTAACCCTTCTACCATCAATTATCCTTGTCGCCGTTTTCGTTTACGGTTTTATCGGCAACACCATCTGGATTTCCATGACCGACTGGGGCGGAAGTGGCTCAATGGCCCTTGACCCGCAAAAAAATTTCATAGGTCTGGACAACTATGTGGACCTGTTCAACGGGTTCCTTTCCAGCGGTTTCAGGCAGGACCTTGTCAATGCTGTCTACTACTCAATCATGCTGCTGGCCGGGGCTATCGGGCTGGGCATGTTCATTGCCATCCTGCTGGACCAGAAGCCCAAAGGCGAAGACGTCCTGCGTACCATATTCCTCTATCCCATGTCCCTTTCCTTCATTGTTTCCGGTACTATCTGGCGCTGGCTTCTGGCACCGCAAGGCGGGGTCAACGTGCTGCCCACCTATATGGGATTCGATGCCCTTAATTTCCAGTGGACTTCATCCACCAAGGCCATTCTAGAATTCAACTGGCAGAACCTGTTCCAGATTCTGATCTACATCGCAGCTTTCATTTTGATTATGGTAGGACTTTTCCTGCTCAAGGGAGAACCCGAAAAAGCGGTCAAACGCTGGCTCGGTCCCGGCGTGATCATCGGTGCTTTTGCATGGCTGGGGGGTTCCCTGCTTCCGGAGGCCCTGTTCATGGAAGAGATGCATGGCTTCAACCTTGCCACACTGGGGATCATAATCGCCACGGTCTGGCAGTATGCTGGCTATACCATGGCCCTGTACCTTGCCGGATTCAACGGAATTTCACAGGATCTGCGCGACGCAGCCATGCTCGACGGGGCCAGCAACACCGATTACTACCGCTATGTCGCCATTCCCATGCTCAAACCGATCACGATAAGTGCGGTTATCATCCTCTCGCACATCTCTTTAAAAATGTTCGACATTATCTTTGCCATGACCGGGCCGGACAACGCCCAGACCGGACACCCGGCCCTGAACATGTATATGACCACTTTCCGGGCCAACGACTTTGCACGGGGCGCAGCCATCGCCATCGTGCTCTTCCTCGTAGCGGGAACATTCATCGTTCCCTATGTAGTCAGCCAGTACAAGCAAAGGAGAAGGGGATAAGACATGAGTACTACAACCCAGAAATCCGGAATCACTCCCGGCTCCATCCTGCTTTACGGATCACTTTTCGTGCTGGCCCTGTTTTTCCTTATGCCGGCTTATATGGCGATTGTCACCGCACTCAAGGACCCGGCAACCATCAGTCTGCCCACCGCATGGGAATGGCCGGATAAACTTAACTGGGCCAGCTTTCCGCAGGCTTTTAAACTTCTCAAATCAAACATTGCCAGCTCACTGGTGCTGACCGTCAGCGCCACTGCACTTTCCACAGTACTGGGTTCCCTGAACGGCTACGTGTTCTCCAAATGGAAATTCAAAGGCAGCGAACTGATTTTCACCCTGTTCCTGTTCGGCATGTTCATTCCCTATCAGGTTATCCTGATCCCGCTCTTCCAGACCCTACGGGCCATGAACCTTTATGGAGGACTTCCGGGGCTGATACTCGCCCACGTGGTTTACGGCTTACCCATCACTTCTCTGATTTTTCGAAACTTCTATGCCCAGATTCCCACCGCTCTGGTGGAATCCGCGAGACTGGACGGAGCCGGATTCTTCTCCATCTACACCAGAATTGTCTTTCCGCTGTCCATTCCGGGTTTTGTTGTCACCAGCCTGTGGCAGGTTACCCAGATCTGGAACGAATTCCTCTGGGGTATCTGCCTGACCCGCCACGAGGACAACCCCATCACCGTGGGGCTGGCTCAACTGGCAGGCGGACAGGCCGTAAGCTGGAACCTGCCTATGGCCGGGTCAATCATGGCAGCATTTCCAGTGCTCATGATTTATATTTTCCTCGGACGGTACTTTATCCGTGGCTTATTGGCCGGTTCAGTAAAAGAATAAGAGGCATATTTTGACAAAACAATTCTTCATAGCAGGACTTGGCGAAATTCTCTTCGATGTACTAGCTGATTCCGAAGAGATAGGCGGTGCTCCGGTCAACTTTGCGTATCATGCGGGAAAGCTGGGAGCAGAAGGTGCGGCAATCTCCACCCTCGGGAATGACAGGCGGGGACGGCGGGCCACCAATGAACTCATGGACCGGGAGCTCTGCCTTTCCGGGGTCAGCATTGATCAGGACCATGAGACCGGATACGTGGAAGCCCAGTTGGATGAGGATGGTGTTGCTACATATTATTTCCCGGACGACATTGCATGGGATCACCTGAAGCTTAATGATATTGCCATGGGTTTTGCCTCACAGGTTGATGCTGTCTGTTTCGGTACCCTTGCCCAGCGTAGCGAAGAATCCAGAAAGGCAATTCTCACTTTTCTGAATGCAGCACCGCAGGCCTTGAAAATCTACGATATGAACCTGCGTCAGCTTTTTTATACCAAAGAAATAATTACTGAATCTCTTCATCAAGCAGATGTGCTGAAACTAAACGAAGATGAAATAAGGGTCATTGCCCCCATGTTCCAATTGAACGGAAGCGAACGGGATATGCTGAAAAAACTGCATAAGGAGTTCAATCTTAACTGCTCTGTGCTGACCCGTGGCAGCAAGGGAAGCCTGATTATCAGGGATAATGAAGAGGTGGAGCATCCCGGAATCAAAATCAAGGAAGTTGAAGATACTATCGGCGCAGGAGATGCATTTACCGCATCGGTAGTTATAGGTTTATTGCTGGGTCATCCGCTGATTAAGATCAGTGACCATGCTAATAGACTAGCCGCCCATGTTTGCTCCTGCAAAGGTGCCATGCCCGCCATCCCAACTGAATTTAAGCTGATCAAATAATTTTAATACAGGTTACGAACATGAAAAGAAGTGAAATCAACGCACTTATCGCTAAAGCCAAAGATTTTTATGCCGGTCACCGTTTCAATCTGCCCAAATGGGCCTTCTGGGGACCGGAAGATTGGAAAGGCAAAGGTGAGAGTGAAGTAGTCCGCAACATGCTCGGCTGGGACCTTACCGACTACGGCAAAGGAGATTTCGAAAAGCTGGGTCTGATCCTGTTCACCATTCGCAATGGTAATCTCCAGACCGGGGACCCGAAACCATACGCGGAAAAAATTATGATCCTGCGTGAGGGACAGCTCTGCCCCATGCATTTTCACTGGTCGAAGCGCGAAGACATCATCAACCGCGCAGGAGGCAACCTTGTGATCCAGCTTTACGGGTCAAACGAAGATGAGTCTATGTCCGATAAGCCGCTTGATGTCAGCGTGGACGGATTTATACGCACAATAGATCCGGGCGGGGAAATCGTTCTCGAGCCGGGCGAATCCATCTGTCTTGAACCGGGCATGTACCATTGTTTCTACTGTGAAAAAGGAACCGGAGATGTCATGGTCGGCGAGGTCAGCGCAGTGAACGATGACAATATAGATAACCGCTTTCACGAACCCCTGCCCCGCTTTCCCGAAGTAGATGAGGATGAAGAACCGATCCATCTGCTGGTTACTGACTACGCAAGATATGTGTAGAACGCTGAAAAATCCCGGACAGGAGCAGAATCCAGTCCGGGATTATTAATTTTAATCCTTCAGCATCCGCTAAGAAGCAATTAATTTAAAACGCTCCAGTTGCTTCTGCAACCTATCAAACGTAACGGGCTTGATTATATAACTGTCCGCCTGACATTCATAAACAGCCTTGTGGAGGGTTTCGTCATCGCCCAGACTGCTGACTATGAAAATTTTTGATTCCTTACCGAATGAATCCAAATTCTTGCTGCGTTCCAGCTGCCGAATGGCCTTACAGGCCTGCAGGCCGTCAATATTAGGCATCATTATATCCAGCATGATCAGGTCAAATCTGGGGCAGTTACCGGCAAGACTTTCCGAAACGGCCTGAATGGCTTCAACCCCGTCTTTAGCCACATAGCAGGGCATATACCTAGAAAGAAAAGTACTGAGAATCTTACGGCTGGAAAAATCGTCATCCACTATCAAAGCCGTCGGCTCTGCCCTGAGTCTGATTTCCTCTCCATCTGCAGCGGAGGGAAGATCTGTCTTTGCGGCCTTCTCTACCTCTTTAGCAGTCAGCCCTTTTACGCTCTGTCCTGCGGGAACCGGTTCAGCCCCCCTGTCTTCGGAAACACGCTTCCCGGAAGAGGATACACCTGTCTGGGAGTCCATTTCCTCTAGAAGCCGATATCCTGAGCTGAAATCTATTTTGTCATGACCGTTTTCAAGAATACAATCAAAGGCTTCATCAATACGGTCAAAGCTTTTGAGCAGCACAGAGATTGCTGTCTTGTCCACTTCCCTTTTACCGGAACGAATATCCGAACAGGCATCTTCAACTCTGTGTACAAATCCTGACAGTTCCATCAATCCCAACATGGAAGAATTGCCTTTGATACTGTGCAACACCCTGAAAATGCGGTCCAACGAATCCTGATCATGCATTTCCTCAAGATTCAGGATATCCTGCACTGCCAGCTCTGCGGCTTCGCGACACTCATTGACAAACTCGGCAAGAAATGAATCCGGATCAAATCCCTCACTCATCTTTAATAAGTCCTATTTCCTTTAACTTAGCAGTCAAGGTTTCCACATCCAGCGGCTTGGTTATATAATCTGTGGCTTCGCTCTTATTAAAAGCCTCAAATACAGTTTTCACATCTGAAAGAGCTGTGGCCATAATTATTACAGCTTCCTTAGCAGGTGCCACATTAAACTCACGCTCAATTTCCCGAATTTCCCGAGCGGCATCCAGCCCGTTCTTCTCCGGCATCATGATATCCATAAATACATATTGATATGGAGCTTTTTCATTCAGAGCTTCCTTAAAAACTTCCAGAGCCTCACTCCCGTTTACTGCAACATCCACTTCCCCATATTTTCTGAGAAAAAATTGCAGAAAGTTACGTGAGGCAAAATCATCCTCGGCAACCAGTATTTTCATTATGCCACCTCACTGGCTTGGATTACGAAAATCATTACTCAACACTATCACTCCAAACCCTTTTCTTCAAACAACTTCTCGTAACAAATATGTATTATTCCTCTATTCCCGGAAATTCAATAAACATAGAGGTCCCTTTTTCACGGGAAGTTTCAAAATAAATATGTCCGCCCATGGTTTCAGTTATAAGTCTGGCTGAATATGTCCCCAGCCCGGTTCCTCCTGATTTATTGGCTGTCACGTATTTATCAAAAAATGTTTCACGAATTTCATCCGGGATTTCACCTATATTATGAATGTGCAAAAGCACATTACTGCCCTTACGTCTCACCTCGAAAATGATAGCTTCATTTACCGGAGAAGCTTCCACTGCATTTTTTAAAAGATTGGACAAGAGTGAATAGGTAAGGAATTCATCGCAACGGACATTAAATGAATAACTTCCGCCCACATCCTTACCCTCAAACTGTTCCCTGATTACAAGCTTCTTGTAATTTACCAGATCGAACAAATCCTTGAGAACTGACCGGGCAATGGCATAAATATCGGCCACAGCAGGGCGGTATTCATAAGTTCCGCTCTCCATTTTATAAAGATCAAGCGAAAGGTTGATCATGTTCAGCAACTTATAACCGGAGGTCTGGATATATTCCAGAATCTCGCGCTGGCTTTCGTTGAGTGGAGCATCGTCATCCATCAGCAATACTTCAGGCAGGCCGATAATTCCATTCAAAGGCCCTTTCAAGTCATGGCGCATGATGCGGTCGACATCTTCCTTAAGTGCGGCCAGCTTTTTCTGCTCGGTAATATCGATAAAATTTTCAACCATGTGCAGTTTGCCATTGATCATGACCCGGCTGACAGTCTTCTGTATCTGGATTTCGCTGCCGTCTTTTCGCTTAATAGAAAACTCTCCAGTGTGCTCGTGCTTCCCTTGATGCATTATGGGGCAATTGCCCCGCAAAGAATCACGGATCACTTTAAAGCACTCTTGACCTATCAGTTCTTCCCAACTCAGTCCCAGCATTTCCAGAGCCTTGGGATTGGCTTCTACAATTTTATAAGTATTGGCTTCCACAACCATTACACCGGCCTGCATGCCGTTCAGGGTCACATCCAGCCGGTCATAGGCATCGGCAAGTTCAAGGGTACGTTGTTGAACCTTCCGTTCCAACTCCAGGTTATGATTGCGCATAAACTGGTGGTTTTCACAGTTTTCCAGAGCATTGACCGCCGAAAGCATGAAAACGGAAAAAAGTTTAAGGGTTGTATCCAGAATATCATGCTTGTTCTGGAGCATCAGCCCGACAAACATGCCCCGCATCCGAAACGGAGTGGAAAGTGAATGGAGAAGAATATGTTTTTCTCCTGTGGAATCAAGAAAGAATACTGGTCCGTCAGACTGCAGCGCATAGGCAAAAGACTGGTCTCTTATCAACGAATTGACTTCTTTATCCAGCACTGTGGAGGAAAGATCAGGATAAGACCGGGCCTGCACGAAATCCTGTGTTTCGTTGTCCACAAGATAAATCGCACAGGACTTAAAAGGGATCATACGGTTGGCACGAATACATATTTCCTGCAGCAGTTTTTCCAGAGAAGGCTGCTCCTGAGTAAGGCCCGTGATCGAACCCAGCTCCCGGGCCAGATCAAGGGCATCCATAGCGGCGGCCTTCTCCTCCTGAAGAATCTTAATCTGCCGACTCTGAAAATTTATCAACGTTTTATCGTCCACCCTACCCCCCGAATATGGCAAGAATATCGGTAATCTGCCGACGGGCCTTTAAAACCGAGGTCGCCAACGCTCCCCCCGGAAGCCCCAGAACATCCCAAGCTCCCGGATAAGGAGCACCGACAAGTCCCGGACCGTCACTGCCGTACTGCATGGCAACAGCCATCATGTCTGCAACGGAACAGATAGCCGACTCAATTGAAAGCTCCCTGCTGCGGTCGCCATGATGACCGGCGACACCGACAATCAAAGAAGGAGGAAAATTCCAGTGCTCAAAAAGCTCTCCGGCCAGTTGGCAATGGTCAAA encodes the following:
- a CDS encoding PfkB family carbohydrate kinase, which encodes MTKQFFIAGLGEILFDVLADSEEIGGAPVNFAYHAGKLGAEGAAISTLGNDRRGRRATNELMDRELCLSGVSIDQDHETGYVEAQLDEDGVATYYFPDDIAWDHLKLNDIAMGFASQVDAVCFGTLAQRSEESRKAILTFLNAAPQALKIYDMNLRQLFYTKEIITESLHQADVLKLNEDEIRVIAPMFQLNGSERDMLKKLHKEFNLNCSVLTRGSKGSLIIRDNEEVEHPGIKIKEVEDTIGAGDAFTASVVIGLLLGHPLIKISDHANRLAAHVCSCKGAMPAIPTEFKLIK
- a CDS encoding response regulator, whose product is MKILVAEDDFASRNFLQFFLRKYGEVDVAVNGSEALEVFKEALNEKAPYQYVFMDIMMPEKNGLDAAREIREIEREFNVAPAKEAVIIMATALSDVKTVFEAFNKSEATDYITKPLDVETLTAKLKEIGLIKDE
- a CDS encoding carbohydrate ABC transporter permease, whose translation is MSTTTQKSGITPGSILLYGSLFVLALFFLMPAYMAIVTALKDPATISLPTAWEWPDKLNWASFPQAFKLLKSNIASSLVLTVSATALSTVLGSLNGYVFSKWKFKGSELIFTLFLFGMFIPYQVILIPLFQTLRAMNLYGGLPGLILAHVVYGLPITSLIFRNFYAQIPTALVESARLDGAGFFSIYTRIVFPLSIPGFVVTSLWQVTQIWNEFLWGICLTRHEDNPITVGLAQLAGGQAVSWNLPMAGSIMAAFPVLMIYIFLGRYFIRGLLAGSVKE
- a CDS encoding GAF domain-containing protein, which gives rise to MDDKTLINFQSRQIKILQEEKAAAMDALDLARELGSITGLTQEQPSLEKLLQEICIRANRMIPFKSCAIYLVDNETQDFVQARSYPDLSSTVLDKEVNSLIRDQSFAYALQSDGPVFFLDSTGEKHILLHSLSTPFRMRGMFVGLMLQNKHDILDTTLKLFSVFMLSAVNALENCENHQFMRNHNLELERKVQQRTLELADAYDRLDVTLNGMQAGVMVVEANTYKIVEANPKALEMLGLSWEELIGQECFKVIRDSLRGNCPIMHQGKHEHTGEFSIKRKDGSEIQIQKTVSRVMINGKLHMVENFIDITEQKKLAALKEDVDRIMRHDLKGPLNGIIGLPEVLLMDDDAPLNESQREILEYIQTSGYKLLNMINLSLDLYKMESGTYEYRPAVADIYAIARSVLKDLFDLVNYKKLVIREQFEGKDVGGSYSFNVRCDEFLTYSLLSNLLKNAVEASPVNEAIIFEVRRKGSNVLLHIHNIGEIPDEIRETFFDKYVTANKSGGTGLGTYSARLITETMGGHIYFETSREKGTSMFIEFPGIEE
- a CDS encoding D-lyxose/D-mannose family sugar isomerase, with the translated sequence MKRSEINALIAKAKDFYAGHRFNLPKWAFWGPEDWKGKGESEVVRNMLGWDLTDYGKGDFEKLGLILFTIRNGNLQTGDPKPYAEKIMILREGQLCPMHFHWSKREDIINRAGGNLVIQLYGSNEDESMSDKPLDVSVDGFIRTIDPGGEIVLEPGESICLEPGMYHCFYCEKGTGDVMVGEVSAVNDDNIDNRFHEPLPRFPEVDEDEEPIHLLVTDYARYV
- a CDS encoding response regulator; its protein translation is MSEGFDPDSFLAEFVNECREAAELAVQDILNLEEMHDQDSLDRIFRVLHSIKGNSSMLGLMELSGFVHRVEDACSDIRSGKREVDKTAISVLLKSFDRIDEAFDCILENGHDKIDFSSGYRLLEEMDSQTGVSSSGKRVSEDRGAEPVPAGQSVKGLTAKEVEKAAKTDLPSAADGEEIRLRAEPTALIVDDDFSSRKILSTFLSRYMPCYVAKDGVEAIQAVSESLAGNCPRFDLIMLDIMMPNIDGLQACKAIRQLERSKNLDSFGKESKIFIVSSLGDDETLHKAVYECQADSYIIKPVTFDRLQKQLERFKLIAS